A single genomic interval of Spinacia oleracea cultivar Varoflay chromosome 6, BTI_SOV_V1, whole genome shotgun sequence harbors:
- the LOC110799665 gene encoding E3 ubiquitin-protein ligase PRT1 isoform X2 — MGHALPMDLLYKPIVLECGHVSCFWCVHNSMDAIHESHCPICRHPYHHFPTICEMMHFLLSKMYPLAYKRREKQILEEETVKNCFSPQLDCKELKSSNGSIPSHDSNMLSGQASSSCITRVDKDSSNMDSNCSASIKERDLPAIERVSSSGVLCPACEQLLYRPAVLNCGHVYCEACIVVPEDGIIICKVCDYPHPSDCPNVCLELNNFLEEQFPIKYSARRKSVEEKQARFQHKNPSSCSISKKSTKKGFITPYRGSEEFIPWWSEHGSKVHAGAGCDYCGMYPIVGDRYRCQDCVELIGFDLCGDCYNTQSKRPGRFNQQHTADHRFELVKQPDFLRNIMLRLVGGNLVDSSGAPVLAVNAIEDPPDGWIAVESVDDLENIHNNVAAADETVGDILHDDSDTQDGSIEVEFSDALEFSDNNVTSLSHHDHNNMDQDGNDDPPF, encoded by the exons GGATCTACTATACAAGCCTATTGTTCTAG AGTGTGGTCATGTTTCCTGCTTCTGGTGTGTTCATAATTCTATGGACGCTATTCATGAATCTCATTGCCCAATTTGTAGGCATCCATATCatcactttccaactatatGTGAAATGATGCATTTCCTTCTTTCAAAGATGTATCCCCTTGCTTATAAGAGAAGGGAAAAACAAATTCTTG AGGAAGAAACGGTGAAGAATTGCTTCTCACCACAGCTTGATTGTAAAGAGCTCAAGAGTAGTAATGGATCCATACCTTCTCATGATTCAAATATGTTGTCCGGTCAGGCTTCTTCCTCTTGCATCACTCGTGTAGACAAAGACTCTTCAAACATGGATAGTAATTGTTCAGCTTCTATCAAGGAAAGAGATTTACCGGCTATTGAGAGGGTTTCAAGTAGTGGTGTACTCTGTCCAGCTTGTGAGCAGCTTCTGTATCGTCCTGCAGTTCTTAATTGTGGCCATG TATACTGTGAAGCTTGTATAGTAGTTCCAGAAGATGGAATAATTATATGCAAAGTTTGTGACTACCCACATCCAAGTGACTGTCCAAATGTTTGCTTGGAGTTGAACAACTTCTTGGAGGAACAATTCCCCATAAAATATTCAGCACGCAGAAAAAGTGTTGAAGAGAAACAAGCACGGTTTCAGCATAAGAATCCATCATCTT GTTCTATTTCAAAGAAATCTACTAAAAAAGGCTTCATCACGCCATATAGGGGCAGTGAAGAATTTATACCGTGGTGGAGTGAACACGGTTCAAAAGTCCATGCTGGAGCTGGTTGTGATTATTGTGGA ATGTATCCCATAGTTGGGGATAGATACAGGTGCCAAGATTGTGTGGAGCTGATAGGATTTGACCTTTGTGGAGATTGCTATAATACACAATCCAAACGACCAGGCCGTTTCAATCAGCAACATACTGCAGATCACAGGTTTGAGCTTGTCAAACAACCAGACTTTTTACGGAATATAATGTTGCGCCTTGTTGGAGGAAATCTGGTAGATAGTTCTGGAGCTCCCGTTCTCGCCGTTAATGCAATTGAAGATCCCCCAGATGGCTGGATTGCTGTTGAATCTGTTGATGATCTAGAAAACATACATAACAATGTAGCTGCCGCCGATGAGACTGTAGGTGATATTCTGCATGATGACAGTGACACACAAGACGGTTCCATTGAGGTGGAGTTTTCCGATGCTCTGGAATTTTCTGATAATAACGTGACATCTCTTTCTCATCATGATCATAATAATATGGATCAAGATGGTAATGATGATCCTCCCTTTTAA
- the LOC110799665 gene encoding E3 ubiquitin-protein ligase PRT1 isoform X1: MSSLNSSSSIMANKSLNCLEIEQHEETISDSFICCVCLDLLYKPIVLECGHVSCFWCVHNSMDAIHESHCPICRHPYHHFPTICEMMHFLLSKMYPLAYKRREKQILEEETVKNCFSPQLDCKELKSSNGSIPSHDSNMLSGQASSSCITRVDKDSSNMDSNCSASIKERDLPAIERVSSSGVLCPACEQLLYRPAVLNCGHVYCEACIVVPEDGIIICKVCDYPHPSDCPNVCLELNNFLEEQFPIKYSARRKSVEEKQARFQHKNPSSCSISKKSTKKGFITPYRGSEEFIPWWSEHGSKVHAGAGCDYCGMYPIVGDRYRCQDCVELIGFDLCGDCYNTQSKRPGRFNQQHTADHRFELVKQPDFLRNIMLRLVGGNLVDSSGAPVLAVNAIEDPPDGWIAVESVDDLENIHNNVAAADETVGDILHDDSDTQDGSIEVEFSDALEFSDNNVTSLSHHDHNNMDQDGNDDPPF, from the exons GGATCTACTATACAAGCCTATTGTTCTAG AGTGTGGTCATGTTTCCTGCTTCTGGTGTGTTCATAATTCTATGGACGCTATTCATGAATCTCATTGCCCAATTTGTAGGCATCCATATCatcactttccaactatatGTGAAATGATGCATTTCCTTCTTTCAAAGATGTATCCCCTTGCTTATAAGAGAAGGGAAAAACAAATTCTTG AGGAAGAAACGGTGAAGAATTGCTTCTCACCACAGCTTGATTGTAAAGAGCTCAAGAGTAGTAATGGATCCATACCTTCTCATGATTCAAATATGTTGTCCGGTCAGGCTTCTTCCTCTTGCATCACTCGTGTAGACAAAGACTCTTCAAACATGGATAGTAATTGTTCAGCTTCTATCAAGGAAAGAGATTTACCGGCTATTGAGAGGGTTTCAAGTAGTGGTGTACTCTGTCCAGCTTGTGAGCAGCTTCTGTATCGTCCTGCAGTTCTTAATTGTGGCCATG TATACTGTGAAGCTTGTATAGTAGTTCCAGAAGATGGAATAATTATATGCAAAGTTTGTGACTACCCACATCCAAGTGACTGTCCAAATGTTTGCTTGGAGTTGAACAACTTCTTGGAGGAACAATTCCCCATAAAATATTCAGCACGCAGAAAAAGTGTTGAAGAGAAACAAGCACGGTTTCAGCATAAGAATCCATCATCTT GTTCTATTTCAAAGAAATCTACTAAAAAAGGCTTCATCACGCCATATAGGGGCAGTGAAGAATTTATACCGTGGTGGAGTGAACACGGTTCAAAAGTCCATGCTGGAGCTGGTTGTGATTATTGTGGA ATGTATCCCATAGTTGGGGATAGATACAGGTGCCAAGATTGTGTGGAGCTGATAGGATTTGACCTTTGTGGAGATTGCTATAATACACAATCCAAACGACCAGGCCGTTTCAATCAGCAACATACTGCAGATCACAGGTTTGAGCTTGTCAAACAACCAGACTTTTTACGGAATATAATGTTGCGCCTTGTTGGAGGAAATCTGGTAGATAGTTCTGGAGCTCCCGTTCTCGCCGTTAATGCAATTGAAGATCCCCCAGATGGCTGGATTGCTGTTGAATCTGTTGATGATCTAGAAAACATACATAACAATGTAGCTGCCGCCGATGAGACTGTAGGTGATATTCTGCATGATGACAGTGACACACAAGACGGTTCCATTGAGGTGGAGTTTTCCGATGCTCTGGAATTTTCTGATAATAACGTGACATCTCTTTCTCATCATGATCATAATAATATGGATCAAGATGGTAATGATGATCCTCCCTTTTAA